The following proteins come from a genomic window of Pseudomonas putida:
- the def gene encoding peptide deformylase: MIRDILKMGDERLLRVAAPVPEHLIGSAELQQLIDDMFETMRHVGGVGLAAPQVGIDLQLVIFGFERSERYPDAEAVPQTILLNPVITPLSTEIEEGWEGCLSVPGLRGVVPRYKHISYEGIDPQGNPVNRVADGFHARVVQHECDHLIGRLYPSRIQDFAKFGYTEVLFPGLDASDD; encoded by the coding sequence ATGATCCGTGACATTCTGAAGATGGGCGACGAGCGTTTGCTGCGCGTCGCTGCACCCGTGCCAGAACACCTGATCGGCAGCGCCGAACTGCAGCAGTTGATCGACGACATGTTCGAGACCATGCGCCATGTCGGCGGTGTGGGGCTGGCCGCACCTCAGGTCGGCATCGACCTGCAACTGGTCATTTTCGGTTTTGAGCGCAGCGAGCGTTACCCGGATGCCGAGGCGGTGCCACAGACCATTCTCCTCAACCCGGTGATCACTCCGCTGTCCACCGAGATCGAGGAGGGGTGGGAAGGCTGCTTGTCTGTGCCTGGCCTGCGCGGGGTGGTGCCTCGCTACAAGCACATCAGCTATGAGGGCATCGACCCGCAGGGCAACCCGGTCAACCGGGTTGCCGACGGGTTTCATGCGCGCGTGGTACAGCATGAATGCGACCACCTGATCGGGCGGCTGTATCCTTCGCGGATTCAGGATTTCGCCAAGTTCGGTTACACCGAGGTACTGTTCCCTGGGCTGGACGCCAGCGACGACTGA
- a CDS encoding DUF6279 family lipoprotein: MFLRLSKALIIATAFALALVACSRIDLAYRNLDRLVPWSLDDYLAMNRDQRSLLDERLKQHLAWHCTTELPGYLDWLDRVRSMVAEGQVTDQALQQRMNEARQAIGRVAEAITPSAAELLRGMSDAQVAQMGEAFREDISERQEKYVDTPLSKQVARRAERMEKRLTPWFGELTAAQRQRVQTWAQALGDQNRQWIANRAHWQQQLMLAMNQRSDASFEPRLAQLLQRKESLWTAQYRAAFENSEQQTRSLLIDLLQQNSPAQRQYLQQRLAKVRTDFSELKCLKG; the protein is encoded by the coding sequence ATGTTTCTACGCCTGTCCAAAGCCCTGATCATCGCCACGGCATTTGCGCTGGCACTGGTGGCCTGCAGCCGTATAGACCTGGCCTACCGCAACCTCGACCGGCTGGTCCCGTGGTCGCTGGACGACTACCTGGCCATGAACCGTGACCAGAGGTCATTGCTCGACGAACGGCTCAAGCAGCACCTGGCCTGGCATTGCACGACCGAACTGCCTGGGTACCTCGACTGGCTCGACCGGGTACGCAGCATGGTCGCCGAGGGGCAAGTGACCGACCAGGCGCTGCAACAGCGCATGAACGAAGCCCGCCAGGCGATCGGTCGCGTTGCAGAAGCCATCACCCCGTCGGCCGCCGAGCTGCTGCGCGGCATGAGCGATGCCCAGGTCGCGCAGATGGGCGAAGCTTTTCGTGAAGACATCAGTGAACGGCAAGAGAAATACGTCGATACCCCCCTATCCAAACAGGTCGCCCGACGCGCCGAGCGTATGGAAAAACGCCTGACACCCTGGTTCGGGGAACTCACCGCAGCACAACGCCAGCGCGTGCAAACCTGGGCACAGGCGCTGGGCGACCAGAACCGCCAGTGGATCGCCAACCGTGCGCACTGGCAACAACAGCTGATGCTGGCCATGAACCAGCGCAGCGACGCAAGCTTCGAACCGCGCCTGGCGCAATTGCTGCAGCGCAAGGAAAGCCTGTGGACTGCGCAATACCGCGCTGCCTTTGAGAACAGCGAGCAGCAGACACGCAGCCTGTTGATCGACCTGCTGCAACAGAACAGCCCGGCCCAGCGGCAGTATCTTCAGCAACGCCTGGCCAAGGTGCGTACCGACTTCAGTGAGCTCAAGTGTCTTAAGGGATAG
- a CDS encoding CsbD family protein codes for MSGTKDKVKGMANEAVGNIKQGVGKVTDNDKLRAEGKAQEIKGEGQQIKGDVKDAVKKP; via the coding sequence ATGAGCGGCACTAAAGACAAAGTCAAAGGTATGGCCAACGAAGCAGTGGGCAACATCAAGCAAGGTGTTGGCAAAGTCACCGACAATGACAAGCTGCGCGCAGAAGGCAAGGCCCAGGAAATCAAGGGCGAAGGGCAGCAAATCAAGGGCGACGTCAAGGATGCTGTGAAAAAGCCTTGA
- a CDS encoding type II toxin-antitoxin system HicB family antitoxin, translating into MSCMRYKGYAARIEYDERDDIFVGRVLGIRDIISFHASSVPELHEAFRHALEDYLADCAEQGITPEKPASGKVMLRIRPEIHAAASVAARAAGKSLNQWADEVFEQAALA; encoded by the coding sequence ATGAGTTGCATGCGCTACAAGGGCTATGCCGCCCGTATTGAATATGATGAGCGTGATGATATTTTCGTCGGCCGCGTGCTGGGGATCCGCGACATCATCAGTTTCCACGCAAGTTCTGTCCCGGAACTGCATGAGGCCTTCCGTCATGCGTTGGAGGACTACCTGGCCGATTGCGCGGAACAGGGCATCACTCCCGAAAAGCCGGCATCGGGGAAGGTCATGCTGCGTATCCGGCCCGAAATCCATGCCGCTGCCAGCGTTGCTGCCCGTGCGGCAGGCAAAAGCCTGAACCAGTGGGCCGATGAGGTGTTTGAACAGGCGGCGCTGGCCTGA
- a CDS encoding threonine dehydratase has protein sequence MFDLAALREAADFVHQHVPATPQHAWPLLAERLGCEVWVKHENHAPTGAFKVRGGLVYVRSLLAGGDPPRGLVTATRGNHGQSMALAARQAGIALVIVVPEGNSTEKNAAMRALGAELVEYGVDFDVAREEAARLAEVLGYAMVPSFHPELVRGVATYGLELFEAVRDLDCVYVPIGMGSGICGLIQARNLLGLRTQIVGVVSSAADAYAQSFEQGHIVTTATAETFADGMACRVPHPQAFALVREHAARIVRVTDSEVAEAMRVYHEATHNTAEGAGAAALAALMQEREQQAGKRVAVVLSGANVDRARYARILGGNERS, from the coding sequence ATGTTCGACCTTGCCGCCCTGCGCGAAGCCGCCGATTTCGTTCACCAACATGTACCTGCCACGCCCCAGCACGCCTGGCCGTTGCTGGCTGAGCGGCTGGGTTGCGAGGTGTGGGTGAAGCACGAAAATCACGCACCCACCGGGGCCTTCAAGGTCCGGGGCGGTCTGGTCTATGTGCGCTCGCTGCTGGCGGGCGGCGATCCACCCCGCGGGCTGGTCACCGCAACCCGTGGCAACCACGGGCAAAGCATGGCCCTGGCGGCACGGCAGGCAGGCATTGCGTTGGTCATCGTAGTCCCTGAGGGCAACTCCACAGAGAAGAACGCCGCCATGCGCGCACTGGGTGCCGAGTTGGTCGAGTACGGTGTGGATTTCGATGTGGCCCGTGAGGAAGCCGCGCGGCTGGCTGAGGTGTTGGGGTATGCCATGGTGCCTTCGTTCCACCCGGAGTTGGTACGGGGCGTGGCCACTTATGGCCTGGAGCTGTTCGAGGCTGTGCGTGACCTTGACTGCGTTTACGTGCCGATCGGCATGGGTTCAGGTATTTGCGGGCTGATCCAGGCGCGTAACCTGCTGGGTTTGAGAACCCAGATCGTCGGTGTGGTGTCCAGCGCCGCCGATGCCTATGCCCAGAGCTTCGAGCAGGGCCATATCGTCACCACTGCCACTGCCGAAACCTTCGCCGATGGCATGGCTTGCCGGGTACCCCATCCGCAAGCCTTTGCCCTGGTGCGCGAGCACGCTGCGCGGATCGTGCGGGTCACCGACAGTGAAGTCGCCGAAGCCATGCGGGTTTACCACGAGGCCACGCACAACACTGCCGAAGGTGCAGGCGCCGCAGCGCTGGCGGCGTTGATGCAAGAGCGCGAACAGCAGGCCGGCAAGCGCGTGGCTGTGGTGTTGAGCGGAGCGAACGTGGACCGGGCGCGGTATGCGCGGATTCTGGGGGGTAATGAAAGATCCTGA
- a CDS encoding GNAT family N-acetyltransferase produces the protein MTPLLCTPLTDLERRLLDHFYRQQGSRMRAAGDGELWVARSGVIVAGLSLSAVAGGRWLTGLLVAPEWRNQGVAARLVNAALAEGRGPTWLFCHPDLEAFYQRLGFSPANMLPETLGSRLARYQRSKRLMAMVHGQSSLASSPGNSTSV, from the coding sequence ATGACTCCACTCCTCTGCACCCCATTAACCGACCTTGAACGGCGGCTGCTAGACCACTTCTATCGACAGCAGGGATCGCGCATGCGTGCGGCCGGCGACGGTGAGTTGTGGGTGGCGCGCAGCGGCGTAATCGTTGCTGGTTTGAGCTTGAGCGCTGTTGCCGGTGGCCGGTGGCTCACCGGGCTGCTGGTAGCCCCAGAGTGGCGAAACCAGGGTGTGGCCGCGCGCCTGGTCAATGCAGCACTGGCCGAAGGTCGTGGCCCAACGTGGCTGTTCTGCCACCCGGACCTCGAAGCCTTTTACCAACGTCTGGGTTTCTCCCCGGCGAACATGTTGCCTGAAACGCTGGGGTCACGCCTGGCACGCTACCAACGCAGCAAACGGCTGATGGCGATGGTGCATGGTCAGTCGTCGCTGGCGTCCAGCCCAGGGAACAGTACCTCGGTGTAA
- a CDS encoding DUF2790 domain-containing protein, giving the protein MKPLLILALVGMSSFALADEAKPVSTEPVAQQYDYSMNLDIKRVINLSTIPNVCEVVPATMTYEDHQGQVHTIQYRAMGEGCQQG; this is encoded by the coding sequence ATGAAACCATTACTGATTCTTGCATTGGTCGGTATGTCCTCGTTCGCCCTTGCCGATGAGGCCAAACCCGTCTCCACCGAGCCTGTGGCCCAGCAGTACGACTATTCCATGAACCTTGACATCAAGCGGGTGATCAACCTGTCGACCATCCCCAATGTCTGTGAAGTGGTGCCTGCGACCATGACCTATGAAGACCATCAGGGCCAGGTGCACACCATTCAGTACCGCGCCATGGGCGAAGGTTGCCAGCAGGGTTGA
- a CDS encoding S1 RNA-binding domain-containing protein has translation MALLGRYNSLQIVKHVDFGLYLDGGPDGEILLPGRYIPKNAETEVDDWLNVFLYLDSEDQLIATTEKPKVQVGEFASLKVKDINGAGIFLDWGLSKDLLMPYSEEARPLKIGDYCVVHVYLDKRTRRITATSRLDRYLDRTPADYQVGQPVELLVAGETPMGFKAIINNRHWGLIHKNEIFKFMRSGMHEKGFIKEVRHDGKIALSLQPVGQALADGLHEQIMQRLEAEGGVLPVCDKSDPEVISRMFNVSKGNFKKAIGALFKQGRIVIHDDRIERA, from the coding sequence ATGGCTCTGCTTGGGCGTTACAACAGTTTGCAAATCGTGAAACACGTGGACTTCGGCCTCTACCTGGACGGCGGCCCCGACGGCGAGATCCTGCTGCCCGGGCGCTACATCCCGAAGAACGCCGAAACCGAGGTCGATGACTGGCTCAACGTGTTCCTCTACCTGGACAGCGAAGACCAGCTGATCGCCACCACCGAGAAGCCCAAGGTGCAGGTTGGCGAATTCGCCAGCCTCAAGGTCAAGGACATCAACGGTGCGGGCATCTTCCTCGACTGGGGTCTGTCCAAGGACCTGCTGATGCCGTACTCGGAAGAGGCGCGGCCGCTGAAGATCGGCGACTACTGCGTGGTGCATGTCTACCTCGACAAGCGCACCCGGCGCATCACCGCCACTTCACGCCTGGACCGCTATCTGGACCGCACCCCGGCCGATTACCAGGTCGGTCAGCCGGTCGAACTGCTGGTGGCGGGCGAGACGCCGATGGGCTTCAAGGCCATCATCAACAACCGCCATTGGGGCCTGATCCACAAGAATGAAATCTTCAAGTTCATGCGTTCGGGTATGCACGAGAAGGGTTTCATCAAGGAAGTGCGCCATGACGGCAAGATCGCGTTGAGCCTGCAACCGGTTGGCCAGGCGCTTGCGGACGGCTTGCATGAGCAGATCATGCAGCGCCTGGAGGCCGAAGGGGGCGTGTTGCCGGTGTGCGACAAGAGCGACCCAGAGGTGATCAGCCGCATGTTCAACGTCAGCAAGGGCAACTTCAAGAAGGCCATCGGTGCGTTGTTCAAACAGGGCCGGATCGTCATCCATGACGATCGCATCGAGCGGGCCTGA
- a CDS encoding right-handed parallel beta-helix repeat-containing protein, whose amino-acid sequence MRLMPLLAALLPLLPLPALAGAPATEILRVDRYTDDGQPGTLRWAIETSNQNPGHYRIEIDAVGKAPFVIRPTRALPEIKGPVQITGLPWARDGQYVAIDGAGYINDQGVRTCPGALPGQFGTNVRTTTNPGLVLRDTQGVHLSGLEVRNFCIGILVNRASHNVIEDNRIVANKGGAGIMLTGDDGAGNPTATTTINNKVLRNQLIDNGDGLELTRGAAFNLVADNLFRSTAANPEPSQGIEILLGNDNSVVRNRFENYSDGLQINWGKRNYLGANTFSGNSIGVSVTGPGNILDGNLIHGNRIGVALRPEPEVTTTRLTGNRIWGNSLDIRRCEAGGSCVPDQRTGAIVFGVPAQAHALYVGSRGVGADLPKKDQAVICDAKGQPKPCQPLPNHNQQAPRLLALNDNVLRGEVQGPASSLLRVEVFGNAQAQGTEAEQYLGEVLVNSDAKGQAQFAQVLENADGVRSFTATVTTADGATSELSQPLRR is encoded by the coding sequence ATGCGTTTGATGCCCCTGCTGGCAGCCTTGCTACCGCTGCTGCCCCTGCCCGCGCTTGCTGGCGCACCGGCCACCGAAATTCTGCGGGTCGACCGCTACACCGACGACGGCCAGCCAGGGACCCTGCGCTGGGCGATCGAAACCAGCAACCAGAACCCCGGCCACTACCGCATCGAAATCGACGCGGTCGGCAAAGCCCCGTTTGTCATCCGGCCGACCCGCGCCCTGCCTGAAATCAAAGGCCCGGTGCAGATCACCGGCCTGCCTTGGGCACGCGACGGCCAATACGTCGCCATCGACGGCGCCGGCTACATAAATGACCAGGGAGTACGCACCTGCCCCGGCGCCCTGCCCGGCCAGTTCGGCACCAACGTGCGCACCACGACCAACCCCGGGCTGGTGCTGCGCGACACCCAGGGCGTACACCTCAGTGGCCTGGAAGTGCGCAACTTCTGCATCGGCATCCTGGTCAACCGCGCCAGCCACAACGTTATCGAAGACAACCGCATCGTCGCCAACAAGGGCGGTGCCGGTATCATGCTGACCGGCGATGACGGTGCCGGTAACCCCACGGCCACCACCACGATCAACAACAAGGTGCTGCGCAACCAGCTGATCGACAATGGCGATGGCCTGGAGCTGACTCGCGGCGCGGCGTTCAACCTGGTGGCCGACAACCTGTTCCGTTCGACTGCAGCCAACCCGGAGCCGTCCCAGGGCATCGAGATTCTGCTGGGCAACGACAACAGCGTGGTACGCAACCGCTTCGAGAACTACTCCGACGGCCTGCAGATCAACTGGGGCAAGCGCAACTATCTGGGGGCCAATACCTTCAGCGGCAACTCGATCGGCGTCAGCGTCACCGGCCCAGGCAATATCCTCGACGGCAACCTGATCCACGGCAACCGCATCGGCGTGGCGCTGCGCCCGGAGCCGGAGGTCACCACCACGCGCCTGACCGGTAACCGGATCTGGGGCAACAGCCTGGATATCCGCCGCTGCGAAGCTGGCGGCTCTTGCGTACCGGATCAGCGCACGGGCGCCATCGTTTTTGGCGTGCCAGCCCAGGCCCATGCACTGTACGTAGGTTCACGCGGGGTCGGTGCAGACCTGCCGAAAAAGGACCAGGCAGTGATCTGCGATGCCAAGGGCCAGCCCAAACCCTGCCAGCCGCTGCCCAACCACAACCAGCAGGCACCACGGCTGTTGGCCCTGAACGACAATGTGCTGCGCGGCGAAGTGCAGGGGCCGGCATCGAGCCTGCTGCGGGTCGAGGTGTTTGGCAATGCCCAGGCACAAGGCACTGAGGCTGAGCAGTACCTGGGGGAAGTACTGGTGAACAGCGATGCCAAGGGGCAGGCGCAGTTTGCCCAGGTGCTGGAGAATGCAGATGGGGTGCGCAGCTTTACCGCCACTGTGACTACGGCCGACGGCGCGACCTCCGAGTTGAGCCAGCCGCTTCGCCGCTAG
- the aceK gene encoding bifunctional isocitrate dehydrogenase kinase/phosphatase — protein MTQHWPAGEIARMILDGFDDYREHFRRITLGARERFEQARWQDIQRAAAARINLYEQKVGEVNGWLRDGFDEEVLLEVEQWPLVKSAYIRLIDPRLDDELAETWYNSLFCSLFSHDQISDGCMFIHTTRPSIRSHERAAQTRTYMPDGSLKGLVRAIFRDYAFDYGDLESDLSRLEEQLRDCLPDWVCKDPALAVELFVPVLYRNKGAYLVGRLYNSDEQWPLVIPLLHREGHGIEADALITDEAEVSIIFSFTRSYFMVDVPVPAEFVNFLKRILPGKHIAELYTSIGFYKHGKSEFYRALINHLASTDDRFIMAPGVRGMVMSVFTLPGFNTVFKIIKDRFSPSKTVDRATVIDKYRLVKSVDRVGRMADTQEFADFRFPRGKFEPECLAELLEVAPSTVAVEGDTVLVRHCWTERRMIPLNLYLEQASEGQVLEALEDYGLAIKQLAAANIFPGDMLLKNFGVTRHGRVVFYDYDEISYLTEVNFRHIPPPRYPEDEMSGEPWYSIGPHDVFPEEFPPFLFADMGQRRLFSRLHGELYDADYWKGLQASIREGKVIDVFPYRRKGR, from the coding sequence ATGACCCAGCACTGGCCGGCCGGCGAAATCGCCCGGATGATCCTCGATGGCTTCGACGACTACCGCGAACACTTTCGCCGCATCACCCTGGGCGCCCGAGAGCGCTTCGAGCAGGCGCGCTGGCAGGACATCCAGCGCGCAGCGGCGGCGCGGATCAACCTCTATGAGCAGAAGGTCGGTGAGGTCAACGGCTGGTTGCGGGACGGGTTCGATGAGGAGGTGCTGCTGGAGGTCGAACAGTGGCCGTTGGTGAAAAGTGCCTATATACGCCTGATCGACCCGCGGCTGGACGATGAACTGGCGGAGACCTGGTACAATTCTTTGTTCTGCAGCCTGTTCAGCCATGATCAGATCAGCGATGGCTGCATGTTCATCCACACCACCCGGCCGTCGATACGCAGCCACGAGCGCGCTGCTCAGACCCGCACCTATATGCCCGATGGCAGCCTCAAGGGCCTGGTGCGGGCTATCTTCCGCGACTATGCGTTCGACTACGGTGACCTTGAGAGCGACCTGTCACGCCTTGAAGAGCAACTGCGTGACTGCCTGCCGGACTGGGTGTGCAAGGACCCGGCCCTGGCCGTGGAGCTGTTCGTGCCGGTGCTGTACCGCAACAAGGGCGCTTACCTGGTGGGCCGGCTGTACAACAGCGATGAGCAGTGGCCCCTGGTGATCCCGCTGCTGCACCGCGAGGGCCATGGCATCGAGGCGGATGCGCTGATCACCGATGAGGCCGAGGTCTCGATCATCTTCTCCTTCACCCGTTCGTATTTCATGGTCGACGTGCCGGTGCCGGCCGAGTTCGTCAATTTCCTCAAGCGCATACTGCCGGGCAAGCACATTGCCGAGCTGTACACCTCGATCGGGTTCTACAAGCACGGCAAGTCGGAGTTCTATCGTGCGCTGATCAACCACTTGGCCAGTACCGACGACCGTTTCATCATGGCACCCGGTGTGCGCGGCATGGTCATGAGTGTGTTCACCCTGCCGGGCTTCAATACCGTATTCAAGATCATCAAGGACCGCTTTTCGCCGTCCAAGACGGTCGACCGTGCCACGGTGATCGACAAGTACCGCCTGGTGAAGAGTGTCGACCGGGTTGGGCGAATGGCCGATACCCAGGAGTTCGCCGACTTTCGTTTCCCCCGGGGCAAGTTCGAGCCTGAGTGCCTGGCCGAGCTGCTGGAGGTGGCGCCGTCCACCGTGGCTGTGGAAGGCGATACGGTGCTGGTCCGCCATTGCTGGACCGAACGGCGCATGATCCCGCTCAATCTGTACCTGGAGCAGGCCAGCGAAGGCCAGGTACTCGAAGCGCTGGAGGATTATGGCCTGGCCATCAAGCAGCTGGCCGCAGCGAACATCTTTCCAGGCGACATGCTGCTGAAGAACTTCGGGGTTACCCGCCATGGTCGTGTGGTGTTCTACGACTATGACGAGATCAGCTACCTGACCGAGGTGAATTTTCGCCATATCCCACCGCCGCGCTACCCGGAGGACGAGATGTCGGGGGAGCCGTGGTATTCGATTGGGCCGCACGATGTATTCCCGGAGGAGTTCCCGCCGTTTCTGTTTGCCGATATGGGCCAGCGGCGTTTATTCAGCAGGCTGCATGGGGAGCTGTATGACGCGGATTACTGGAAGGGGCTGCAGGCATCTATCCGCGAAGGCAAGGTGATCGATGTGTTCCCGTATCGGCGCAAAGGGCGCTGA
- a CDS encoding YihY/virulence factor BrkB family protein, with the protein MIFPDLGGLPLHRILVRTVKEFLDDEMSTYASALAYQMLFSLFPFLLFLIALIGFLHLPDFFSWLRMQSELVLPPQALEQVNPVIDQLQQSKGGLLSVGIVIALWTASAGVRLMMSAMNAAYDVPEGRPVWKRIPLSIIYTVGIAGMLLAAAALMVLGPQVMEWIAAQIGMQEVIVTVWTILRWPAIIILMMVAVAVIYYVMPDVKQKFRFITPGSVLAVVVWIIASLAFAYYVKTFADYNAMYGSIGAIIVLLLYFYISAAVLLLGAEMNAVIEHMSAEGKDPGEKDFEGDKPKETLTVLGHEHPVEPQPTEPNPR; encoded by the coding sequence ATGATTTTTCCCGACCTGGGTGGCTTGCCCCTTCACCGCATTCTGGTGCGCACCGTCAAGGAATTCCTTGACGACGAGATGTCCACCTACGCCTCTGCGCTTGCTTACCAGATGCTGTTTTCGTTGTTCCCGTTCCTGCTGTTCCTGATCGCACTGATCGGTTTTCTGCACCTGCCGGATTTCTTCTCGTGGCTGCGCATGCAATCGGAACTGGTATTGCCGCCCCAGGCGCTGGAACAGGTCAACCCCGTCATCGATCAGTTGCAGCAGTCCAAAGGTGGCCTGCTGTCGGTGGGTATCGTCATCGCGCTGTGGACTGCCTCTGCAGGCGTACGGCTGATGATGAGTGCCATGAATGCCGCCTATGACGTGCCCGAAGGGCGCCCGGTGTGGAAGCGCATCCCGTTGTCGATTATCTATACCGTCGGCATTGCCGGTATGTTGCTGGCGGCGGCAGCGTTGATGGTGCTGGGGCCTCAGGTGATGGAGTGGATCGCCGCGCAGATCGGCATGCAAGAAGTGATCGTCACGGTGTGGACGATCTTGCGTTGGCCGGCGATCATCATCCTGATGATGGTGGCGGTGGCGGTGATCTACTACGTGATGCCCGACGTGAAACAGAAGTTTCGCTTCATCACCCCAGGTTCAGTGCTGGCGGTGGTGGTCTGGATCATCGCTTCGCTGGCCTTCGCTTACTATGTGAAGACTTTCGCCGACTACAACGCCATGTATGGCAGTATCGGTGCGATCATCGTGTTGTTGTTGTATTTCTACATTTCTGCTGCCGTATTGTTGCTGGGCGCGGAGATGAACGCTGTGATCGAACATATGTCCGCTGAGGGCAAAGACCCTGGCGAAAAGGATTTCGAGGGCGATAAACCCAAGGAAACCCTGACCGTGCTCGGCCATGAACATCCGGTCGAGCCCCAGCCTACCGAGCCGAACCCGCGATGA
- a CDS encoding PLP-dependent aminotransferase family protein encodes MGSNFVWIPQLVDDDQPRYLALVDAIGNAIESGVLKVGDRLPPQRRLAWKLGLNPSTTQQAYREAAARHLVAGEVGRGTYVLAGSKEATLFRLKHCEGQTRLIDLSTNVPVADPHNHDLHDSLRRLLEGQNHGLLDHYLGPEQLLLGRIRGAHWLGNRGLALSADQLLLCGGAQQALALVLQSFCQAGEPVMLEALTAPGIKAACRQLRLPVHGVALDNQGLRPDDLDRVARASGARVLVTTPTLHNPTGACMDDARREAIAGVVKRLGLLVIEDDVYGALSDRPPLYPLLGDQGIYISSLSKTVAAGLRLGWIVASPKLLSQVDPHAQASHWPVSPLGLHVACQWIDDGTAARRLAWQKAELAERWRLARRLLGDGLHNAGQPSPHAWLGTPQGAEAVVKQCREQGVEVVPASVFAIGASEVQAVRISLSAAGSRAELKRGLEVVRQVLSGQ; translated from the coding sequence ATGGGTAGCAATTTCGTGTGGATCCCGCAGCTCGTCGACGATGATCAACCCCGGTATCTGGCACTGGTCGACGCTATAGGCAACGCCATCGAGAGCGGCGTACTCAAGGTCGGTGACCGCCTGCCGCCGCAACGGCGCCTGGCCTGGAAACTGGGCCTGAACCCCAGCACCACCCAACAGGCCTACCGTGAAGCCGCCGCTCGCCACCTGGTTGCGGGTGAGGTGGGCCGCGGTACCTATGTGCTGGCGGGGAGCAAGGAAGCGACCTTGTTTCGTCTGAAACACTGCGAAGGGCAAACGCGGCTGATCGACCTGTCGACCAATGTACCGGTTGCCGATCCGCACAATCATGATCTGCACGACAGCTTGCGCAGGCTGCTGGAAGGTCAGAACCACGGCTTGCTCGACCATTACCTGGGCCCCGAACAGTTGCTGCTGGGGCGCATCCGCGGCGCCCACTGGCTGGGCAATCGCGGCCTGGCCCTGTCGGCCGACCAGCTGTTGCTGTGCGGCGGAGCCCAGCAGGCGCTGGCACTGGTGCTGCAGTCATTCTGCCAGGCGGGTGAGCCCGTCATGCTTGAAGCCCTGACCGCTCCGGGTATCAAGGCCGCCTGCCGGCAACTGCGTCTGCCCGTGCATGGCGTCGCACTGGACAACCAAGGCCTGCGGCCCGATGACCTGGACCGGGTAGCGCGCGCCAGCGGTGCCCGCGTGCTGGTGACCACACCCACCCTGCACAACCCCACGGGCGCCTGCATGGATGATGCTCGCCGCGAGGCAATCGCTGGGGTAGTCAAACGCCTGGGGCTGTTGGTGATCGAGGATGATGTGTATGGCGCACTCAGCGACCGGCCGCCGCTCTACCCGCTATTGGGCGATCAAGGGATCTACATCAGCAGCCTGTCCAAGACCGTGGCTGCAGGCTTGAGGTTGGGGTGGATCGTGGCCAGCCCGAAGTTGCTGTCACAGGTCGACCCGCATGCCCAGGCAAGCCACTGGCCGGTGTCGCCATTGGGCTTGCATGTCGCTTGCCAATGGATCGATGACGGTACCGCCGCCCGGCGGCTGGCTTGGCAGAAAGCAGAACTTGCCGAGCGCTGGCGCCTGGCACGCAGGCTGCTGGGTGATGGGCTACACAACGCAGGTCAGCCTTCACCCCACGCGTGGCTGGGCACGCCGCAGGGGGCTGAGGCGGTGGTAAAGCAGTGTCGTGAGCAAGGTGTGGAAGTCGTCCCGGCGAGTGTCTTCGCCATTGGCGCAAGCGAGGTGCAAGCCGTACGCATCAGCCTGTCGGCGGCAGGCAGCCGGGCTGAACTGAAACGAGGGCTGGAGGTAGTACGGCAGGTCCTGTCCGGTCAATGA